The sequence AGTCGACCCAGAAACGGTAGGCGTGTGCGTCAGTATCATCCAAGAGCGCACGGGCCTCTCTCAGTCAACGACATCGCTTTATCTCGCAGCTCTACAGCGCGCGCAATTGGTGACATCGCAGCGGATCGGCCCCTGGACCTACTACAAACGCCACGATGAGAATA comes from Stutzerimonas stutzeri and encodes:
- a CDS encoding ArsR/SmtB family transcription factor; the protein is MTIDVNEALKALANPTRLAILNWLKDPRTVFPEQQVDPETVGVCVSIIQERTGLSQSTTSLYLAALQRAQLVTSQRIGPWTYYKRHDENIDAFFKALQERI